A region from the Kribbella shirazensis genome encodes:
- the trmD gene encoding tRNA (guanosine(37)-N1)-methyltransferase TrmD: MRLDVVTIFPEYLAALDVSLVGKAAKSGLLDVHLHDLRDWTHDRHRTVDDTPYGGGAGMVMKPEPWGQALDAIAPVDGPAQPRLIVPTPAGRPFTQELAYELAAEPWLAFTCGRYEGIDARVASYAAERMRVDEVSIGDYVLNGGEVAVLVMVEAVARLLPGVIGNPESLAEESHSGDGLLEYPVYTKPPSWRGHDVPEVLLSGNHGLIAQWRHEESVRRTAERRPDLLAAWGDVLAGKDEASAGVRILPATTADAGEIHVLQLAAFLSEARLYDDYTIPPLTEDPGATVARLERGTVLKAVAGSRIVGSVQLTVDGEVGSIERLVVAPDWQGRGLGTRLLRAAEQLAPADVTSYTLNTGAQSDRNLALYRKAGYRETRRTPQTPKVDLVYLAKRRRRK; encoded by the coding sequence ATGCGGCTGGACGTCGTCACGATCTTCCCGGAGTACCTGGCCGCCCTCGACGTCTCCCTGGTCGGGAAGGCGGCCAAGAGCGGTCTGCTGGACGTCCACCTGCACGACCTGCGCGACTGGACCCACGACCGCCACCGGACCGTCGACGACACCCCGTACGGCGGGGGAGCGGGCATGGTGATGAAGCCGGAGCCGTGGGGGCAGGCGCTGGACGCGATCGCCCCCGTCGACGGTCCCGCGCAGCCGCGGCTGATCGTTCCGACGCCGGCCGGGCGTCCGTTCACGCAGGAGCTCGCGTACGAGCTGGCGGCCGAGCCGTGGCTGGCGTTCACCTGCGGCCGGTACGAGGGCATCGACGCGCGCGTGGCGTCGTACGCCGCCGAGCGGATGCGCGTCGACGAGGTGTCCATCGGGGACTACGTGCTGAACGGCGGTGAGGTCGCCGTCCTCGTCATGGTCGAGGCCGTGGCCCGGCTCCTGCCCGGTGTGATCGGCAACCCCGAGTCGCTGGCCGAGGAGTCGCATTCCGGCGACGGCCTGCTCGAGTACCCGGTCTACACGAAGCCGCCGAGCTGGCGCGGGCACGACGTACCCGAGGTCCTGCTGTCCGGCAATCACGGGCTGATCGCGCAGTGGCGCCACGAGGAGTCGGTACGGCGTACCGCAGAACGCCGGCCGGATCTGCTGGCGGCGTGGGGCGACGTACTGGCCGGCAAGGACGAGGCGAGTGCCGGGGTCCGCATCCTGCCCGCTACGACGGCCGATGCAGGCGAGATCCACGTGCTGCAGCTGGCCGCGTTCCTGTCCGAGGCCCGGCTGTACGACGACTACACGATCCCGCCCCTGACCGAGGACCCCGGCGCGACCGTGGCGCGTCTGGAACGCGGGACCGTCCTGAAGGCGGTCGCCGGCAGCCGCATCGTCGGCTCCGTTCAGTTGACGGTCGACGGTGAGGTCGGCTCGATCGAGCGACTTGTCGTTGCTCCCGACTGGCAGGGCCGCGGCCTCGGTACGCGCCTGCTGCGGGCCGCCGAGCAGCTGGCTCCGGCGGACGTCACGTCGTACACCTTGAACACCGGTGCCCAGAGCGACCGGAACCTGGCGCTCTACCGGAAGGCGGGCTACCGGGAGACCCGCCGCACGCCCCAGACGCCGAAGGTCGATCTGGTCTACCTGGCGAAGCGTCGTCGCCGTAAGTGA
- a CDS encoding RNA-binding protein: METEALEHLVRGIVDNPDDVSVRARNLRRGRTLEVHVHPDDIGKVIGRNGRTATAIRTVVGAISSESSLRIDFVDELNRRPRR; the protein is encoded by the coding sequence ATGGAGACCGAGGCGCTCGAGCACCTGGTCCGAGGCATCGTGGACAACCCCGACGACGTCAGCGTCCGGGCCCGGAACCTGCGGCGTGGCCGCACCCTCGAGGTGCACGTCCACCCCGACGACATCGGCAAGGTGATCGGCCGCAACGGCCGCACCGCCACCGCGATCCGCACCGTCGTCGGCGCCATCAGTTCCGAGTCCTCGCTGCGCATCGACTTCGTCGACGAGCTCAACCGGCGTCCGCGCCGCTGA
- the lepB gene encoding signal peptidase I, producing the protein MGTVTALALVITVVLRLFVAEAFYVPSESMYDTLTKDDRILAEKISYLHRDVDRGDIVVFKDPDNWLNEEQVQPGAIRRLGEFVGILPRSGEGHLVKRVIGLGGDRVICCNKQGQITVNGIPLDEREYLLRDARPSEQPFNVLVPAGHLWVMGDNRAESADSRAHMGGPGGGFVPVDNVVGRACCVIWPSDRMTMLRPPETFKKPGLKK; encoded by the coding sequence ATGGGCACCGTCACGGCGCTCGCGCTCGTCATCACGGTGGTCCTGCGGCTGTTCGTCGCGGAGGCGTTCTACGTCCCGTCGGAGTCGATGTACGACACGCTCACGAAGGACGACCGGATCCTCGCCGAGAAGATCAGCTACCTGCACCGCGACGTCGACCGCGGTGACATCGTCGTCTTCAAGGACCCCGACAACTGGCTGAACGAAGAGCAGGTTCAGCCGGGCGCGATCCGCCGGCTCGGTGAGTTCGTCGGCATCCTGCCGCGCAGCGGTGAGGGTCACCTGGTGAAGCGGGTGATCGGCCTCGGTGGCGACCGGGTGATCTGCTGCAACAAGCAGGGCCAGATCACCGTCAACGGCATCCCGCTGGACGAGCGGGAGTACCTGCTGCGCGACGCCAGGCCGTCCGAGCAACCTTTCAACGTGCTGGTGCCGGCCGGTCACCTGTGGGTGATGGGGGACAACCGGGCCGAGTCCGCCGATTCCCGCGCCCACATGGGCGGCCCCGGCGGCGGATTCGTGCCGGTCGACAACGTGGTTGGCCGGGCCTGTTGCGTAATCTGGCCGTCTGACCGGATGACGATGCTGCGTCCTCCGGAAACCTTCAAGAAGCCGGGGCTGAAGAAGTGA
- the rimM gene encoding ribosome maturation factor RimM (Essential for efficient processing of 16S rRNA), protein MLVTVGRIGRAHGIKGEVGIDVRTDEPDRRFADGATVVTDAKVSRTLTIASSRWHSGKLLVKFAEVPDRTAAEQLRNLVIQSEIDEDERPEDPEEYYDRDLIGLAVRTTDGADVGEVTDVVHLPAQDLLEIRRTAGNLVLVPMVEELVPEIDIDKRYVVVADRPGLLDPEGAEVVPTEPEG, encoded by the coding sequence GTGTTGGTGACTGTCGGGCGGATCGGCCGCGCGCACGGGATCAAGGGCGAGGTCGGCATCGACGTACGTACCGACGAGCCGGACCGCCGGTTCGCCGACGGAGCGACCGTCGTGACCGATGCCAAGGTGTCGCGGACACTGACGATCGCCTCGAGCCGCTGGCACAGCGGGAAGCTGTTGGTGAAGTTCGCCGAGGTGCCGGACCGGACCGCGGCGGAGCAGCTGCGCAACCTGGTCATCCAGTCCGAGATCGACGAGGACGAGCGGCCCGAGGACCCCGAGGAGTACTACGACCGCGACCTGATCGGCCTCGCGGTCCGCACCACCGACGGCGCCGACGTGGGCGAGGTGACCGACGTCGTGCACCTGCCGGCGCAGGACCTCCTGGAGATCCGGCGTACCGCGGGCAACCTCGTGCTGGTCCCGATGGTCGAGGAACTCGTCCCGGAGATCGACATCGACAAGCGGTACGTCGTCGTGGCGGACCGCCCCGGCCTGCTCGACCCCGAGGGCGCAGAGGTCGTCCCGACCGAGCCGGAGGGCTGA
- the rpsP gene encoding 30S ribosomal protein S16, with the protein MAVKIRLKRIGKKRTPHYRIVVMDARAKRDGRAIEEIGIYNPKTEPSFIRVESERAQYWLGVGAQPSEAVEALFKATGDWQKFKGLDAPAPLRVAEPKRDKQEIFNEALAEAHGSLKTEAVTAKKTAKKAEKKDDAAEAPKADEAKADEAKADTKADEPKADEAAAESTEA; encoded by the coding sequence GTGGCAGTCAAGATCCGTTTGAAGCGCATCGGCAAGAAGCGCACCCCGCACTACCGCATCGTCGTGATGGACGCCCGCGCCAAGCGGGACGGCCGCGCGATCGAGGAGATCGGGATCTACAACCCGAAGACCGAGCCCTCGTTCATCCGCGTCGAGTCGGAGCGGGCGCAGTACTGGCTGGGCGTCGGCGCGCAGCCGAGCGAGGCCGTCGAGGCGCTCTTCAAGGCCACCGGCGACTGGCAGAAGTTCAAGGGCCTGGACGCCCCGGCGCCGCTGCGGGTGGCCGAGCCGAAGCGGGACAAGCAGGAGATCTTCAACGAGGCGCTGGCCGAGGCCCACGGCTCGCTGAAGACCGAGGCGGTCACCGCCAAGAAGACGGCGAAGAAGGCCGAGAAGAAGGACGACGCCGCCGAGGCCCCCAAGGCCGACGAGGCGAAGGCCGACGAGGCCAAGGCCGACACCAAGGCTGACGAGCCCAAGGCCGACGAGGCTGCGGCCGAGTCCACCGAGGCCTGA
- the rplS gene encoding 50S ribosomal protein L19 — protein sequence MSKVLNELDNASKRDDIPAFRPGDTVKVHVKVVEGNRSRVQVFQGVVIRRQGGGLQETFTVRKVSFGVGVERTFPVHTPIVEKIEVVTRGDVRRAKLYYLRELRGKAAKIKEKREVPAS from the coding sequence ATGAGCAAGGTCCTGAACGAGCTCGACAACGCGAGCAAGCGCGACGACATCCCCGCCTTCCGCCCCGGTGACACCGTCAAGGTGCACGTCAAGGTCGTCGAGGGCAACCGGTCCCGCGTCCAGGTCTTCCAGGGTGTCGTGATCCGCCGCCAGGGCGGCGGCCTGCAGGAGACCTTCACGGTCCGCAAGGTCAGCTTCGGCGTCGGCGTCGAGCGGACCTTCCCGGTGCACACCCCGATCGTCGAGAAGATCGAGGTCGTCACCCGCGGCGACGTCCGCCGCGCCAAGCTGTACTACCTGCGCGAGCTGCGCGGTAAGGCGGCGAAGATCAAGGAGAAGCGCGAAGTTCCGGCCTCCTGA